The following proteins are encoded in a genomic region of Fusarium keratoplasticum isolate Fu6.1 chromosome 9, whole genome shotgun sequence:
- a CDS encoding Pyr-redox-2 domain-containing protein, with protein sequence MTDNVKTIVVLGAGPAALPIIRQTMVNHVIKRKDLKIVVVSPNTHFHWPIAMPRAVVPGQLADEKVLIPFEPTFKEYPSDKFEWIQGKAVSLNPSSNIVGVELNGTAAVREVNYHTLVIATGSRTRDDMIWKSLGTTEETKNKLHQLQNQISNAKTIVVAGGGMTGSETAGELGFEYSQHGKKEVVFIYSENLPLAAPATDAVRKQAQKELEKLKVKLIPNTTVASATPTPGSSDIVLELRASDGTTKTITAQAYLPATGIVPNTEFVPKELLDGRNYIKQTTRLQVEGHKNIFVVGDAGNLEVPKLMHAEAQSRHMLKALPAYLESGEAPEYAVNKKEIFALTLGRSRATGQMGTMKMFSFLIWFMKGRYLGTDYAGGWAAGKRTMSVTFEK encoded by the coding sequence ATGACTGACAACGTCAAGACCATCGTGGTCCTCGGCGCTGGCCCTGCCGCCCTCCCCATCATCCGCCAGACTATGGTCAACCATGTCATCAAGCGAAAGGACCTCaagatcgtcgtcgtctctcCCAACACCCACTTCCACTGGCCCATCGCCATGCCCCGCGCCGTCGTCCCTGGTCAGCTCGCCGACGAAAAGGTCCTGATCCCTTTCGAGCCCACTTTCAAGGAGTATCCCTCCGACAAGTTTGAGTGGATCCAGGGCAAGGCTGTGTCACTGAACCCTTCGTCCAACATTGTCGGTGTTGAGCTCAATGGCACTGCTGCGGTTCGTGAGGTCAACTACCACACTCTGGTCATCGCTACTGGCTCGAGGACTCGGGATGATATGATCTGGAAGAGCCTGGGAACTACCGAGGAGACCAAGAACAAGCTGCATCAGCTTCAGAACCAGATCAGCAATGCCAAGACAATTGTCGTCGCTGGTGGTGGCATGACCGGTTCTGAGACGGCTGGTGAGCTTGGCTTCGAGTACTCTCAGCACGGCAAGAAGGAGGTCGTCTTCATCTACTCTGAGAACCTTCCCCTCGCGGCCCCTGCCACCGATGCCGTCCGCAAGCAGGCccagaaggagctcgagaagctcaaggtcaagcttATCCCCAACACGACCGTCGCAAGTGCAACTCCCACGCCCGGATCCTCCGACATCGTCCTCGAGCTTCGGGCCTCGGACGGCACGACAAAGACCATCACGGCGCAGGCCTACCTCCCCGCCACGGGCATCGTCCCCAACACCGAGTTCGTGCccaaggagcttctcgacgGCCGCAACTACATCAAGCAGACCACACGCCTCCAGGTCGAGGGCCACAAGAACATCTTTGTCGTGGGCGACGCTGGAAACCTCGAGGTTCCTAAGCTGATGCACGCCGAGGCGCAGTCCAGGCACATGCTCAAGGCACTCCCCGCCTACCTCGAGTCGGGCGAGGCTCCCGAGTACGccgtcaacaagaaggagatcTTTGCTCTGACTCTGGGACGCAGCAGGGCCACTGGCCAGATGGGCACGATGAAGATGTTTAGCTTCCTGATCTGGTTCATGAAGGGACGGTACCTGGGCACCGACTACGCTGGTGGCTGGGCTGCTGGCAAGAGGACCATGTCGGTGACATTTGAGAAGTGA